One Mugil cephalus isolate CIBA_MC_2020 chromosome 12, CIBA_Mcephalus_1.1, whole genome shotgun sequence DNA segment encodes these proteins:
- the bcl9 gene encoding B-cell CLL/lymphoma 9 protein, protein MLEVQEERPAAAGTAATHFKKERGKKEREEAKDGRGNLSNLGNPVPGSRNVRTKGTLAHTGSPHQLITSPCSVVLGAPSMHSNRLKNSPSANTQSPKPKTEAMVRSPPVMSPSTAAQMDSKMPNQGKPGSTGNQSQPSPCDPKTLGSKGAQNVAGGMGLKNGQGLNSGPSSKVKVKRERSTSVESFEQPESGTPTSEEKDSSRVKRMCVAERRQPYSGADWCSGGESDEDDKGFFNCNSSDVKPQDSVTHSTSNAGLSRSSTPSHNTLGGQGSTTEPASGQKPVPKLVYVFTTEMANKAADAVLTGHTENIIAFHMKNISNSKDKAHLLLNNAANVLRNDSKPPQQPLSHAQDQSHQPGSKPSLPGMTESAPPQTSNQGSQSGVLPQEGPSSAVMEAKNIPGSSPSNTTPPVDQTPVTQPEAGLNPPTSVEGGQGGGSGGAGLTPQQQQQQQIAQELLNMEANTEGLSQEQLEHRQRSLQTLRDIQRMLFPDDRDAPQPGPPQSHGGPHDGGPDGAPRRSEQGPLQAMMAQSQSLGPPGGPGGPRPQGPPFGLSHGPREMPPFPQDEMGPHMGGPGGCGDSDQMTPEQVAWLKLQQEFYEEKRKKQEMQHRPLPPDMMMHPHGPRGMMRGPPPPYQMGPGEMWGGPGGPPEHYQERMGMGPGPRGMPPHMQRMPGFSGMMNPEMEGPPRPGMGWPDDMPPRMGEARGFPGGPGGMFPGPGARGERFPNPQSVQEAMFHQGMGGEKGIPAGMMMDMQRMMGHQRGGMEPGNGMGMFPRLPVDGPMSPSSRLQGMGGREMGPEFSMGPGPGPGPHMHPSKLRDPPMNMSPDEMLRMRGGGGPPMENMGPQGRPMQGPPFPEPAQSGDFPMGPGRPYPGGPGGMRGPHADQAFGPEHRSTPTGGNGRINHLPSAGGPTQGQRGRKPADLNVQGGGNSPSVNPLKSPPLRQVQSPMMGSPSGNLKSPQTPSQLAGMLTGPTGPSAPPAPQASAPMKSPHSMMGSAGASPVHMRSPSLPNPSPGWASSPKPPMQSPGVPPQGGKPPLSITSPNMMGGMEQGGNGPPSAPPSSGAPSGPMSLPGNVPSGSPYTIPPEPTLSQNPLSIMMSRMSKFAMPSSTPLYHDAIKTVASSDDDSPPARSPNLPSVNNNGMAMNHQGNPRMMGPGNAGPMPALSPLGMNPMGSQPLSHGMPPQMPSPNAPNMGPGMMPHGMMIPPNPQDPGMANPQMMPQGRMGYPHRSQGYPLTQSPSQQGPFSPHNGPGPQGFPGHPMGFQGEGGPMGGRMGNMPHGGGSDGGMCKPNTPGGPEFNNMQGGFSEADLHEVMRPGASGIPEFDLSRIIPSEKPSQTLSYFPRGGGDNPGGKPPHPSGFPMQGMMGDGPPRMGMPMQGMGGMSGGPGGGMGPQDMPMGNPGHNSMRPPGFMGQGMMGPQHRMMSPGGPGGMMQGRQMAHPGPGGSPNMMMSLQGMGGPPQQTMMMGGQMRPRDMDMGFSPGPGMF, encoded by the exons ATGTTGGAGGTCCAAGAGGAGAGGCCAGCGGCGGCAGGTACAGCAGCGACACATTTCAAGAAGGAgcgagggaagaaagaaagagaggaggccAAAGACGGTCGGGGAAACCTGTCGAACCTTGGGAATCCTGTTCCTGGCTCCAGGAACGTGCGCACAAAAGGGACACTCGCACACACAGGCAGCCCTCACCAGCTCATCACTTCACCTTGTTCTGTAGTCCTGGGAGCCCCATCAATGCACTCCAATAGGTTAAAGAACTCCCCGTCCGCCAACACACAAAG CCCTAAACCTAAGACGGAGGCCATGGTACGATCACCTCCTGTCATGTCCCCCTCCACTGCCGCCCAGATGGACTCTAAAATGCCTAATCAGGGTAAACCAGGGAGCACGggcaaccaatcacagccctcACCCTGTGACCCCAAGACCCTCGGTTCTAAAGGGGCTCAAAATGTTGCAGGGGGAATGGGGCTGAAGAACGGCCAGGGCTTAAACTCTGGGCCAAGTTCCAAGGTGAAAGTCAAAAGGGAGAGAAGCACCTCGGTGGAGTCCTTTGAGCAGCCAGAGAGTGGTACACCTACCAGTGAGGAGAAAG ATAGTAGCAGGGTGAAGAGGATGTGTGTGGCAGAGAGGAGGCAGCCGTACAGTGGAGCTGACTGGTGCTCTGGGGGAGAAAGTGACGAAGATGATAAAGGATTCTTCA ACTGCAACTCCAGTGATGTGAAGCCCCAGGACTCTGTCACACATTCTACCTCCAATGCCGGACTAAGTCGCTCCTCCACACCCTCCCACAATACACTGGGAGGGCAAGGCTCCACAACAGAACCTGCTAGTGGTCAGAAACCAGTCCCGAAACTTGTTTATGTCTTCACCACAGAGATGGCAAACAA GGCAGCTGATGCGGTTCTAACTGGCCATACAGAAAACATCATTGCCTTccacatgaaaaacatctcCAACAGCAAGGACAAAGCTCACCTCCTCTTg AACAATGCAGCAAACGTCCTACGAAACGACTCAAAGCCTCCCCAACAGCCCCTATCCCATGCCCAAGACCAGAGCCACCAGCCTGGATCCAAGCCGTCCTTACCTGGCATGACAGAGTCAGCCCCACCCCAGACTTCAAATCAAGGAAGCCAATCTGGTGTTCTTCCACAGGAAGGGCCATCTTCTGCTGTCATGGAAGCCAAAAATATTCCTGGCAGCAGCCCCAGTAACACTACACCCCCAGTTGACCAGACCCCTGTCACCCAACCTGAGGCAGGCCTCAACCCTCCAACATCGGTTGAAGGAGGGCAGGGTGGCGGCTCTGGTGGAGCAGGCCTGACACcccaacagcaacaacaacaacagatagCCCAGGAGCTTCTGAACATGGAGGCCAACACAGAGGGACTGTCCCAAGAACAGCTGGAACATCGGCAGCGCTCCCTGCAGACTTTGCGAGATATTCAGCGCATGCTGTTCCCTGATGACCGTGACGCCCCACAGCCTGGCCCCCCACAGTCTCATGGTGGACCTCATGATGGAGGTCCTGATGGTGCACCACGGAGGTCTGAGCAGGGCCCGCTACAGGCTATGATGGCACAATCTCAGAGCCTCGGACCACCAGGTGGACCAGGAGGACCCCGTCCACAAGGTCCACCCTTTGGTCTATCTCATGGTCCCAGGGAGATGCCCCCATTTCCACAAGATGAAATGGGCCCACATATGGGAGGTCCAGGTGGCTGTGGAGACAGTGATCAGATGACCCCAGAACAGGTGGCTTGGTTAAAGCTACAGCAAGAGTTTtatgaagagaagaggaagaaacaagaAATGCAACACCGGCCACTTCCTCCAGATATGATGATGCACCCCCATGGTCCACGTGGTATGATGCGAGGACCCCCGCCTCCGTACCAGATGGGCCCAGGAGAGATGTGGGGAGGACCAGGTGGTCCACCAGAGCACTATCAGGAGCGGATGGGAATGGGCCCAGGCCCCAGGGGCATGCCCCCACATATGCAGAGGATGCCTGGATTCTCTGGTATGATGAATCCTGAGATGGAGGGACCCCCAAGGCCTGGAATGGGCTGGCCTGATGATATGCCTCCACGGATGGGAGAAGCAAGAGGCTTCCCTGGAGGACCTGGGGGAATGTTTCCTGGTCCAGGGGCTCGTGGAGAACGTTTTCCAAACCCTCAGTCAGTCCAAGAAGCAATGTTTCACCAAGGAATGGGTGGAGAGAAGGGCATCCCTGCTGGGATGATGATGGACATGCAAAGGATGATGGGGCACCAAAGAGGTGGAATGGAACCTGGAAATGGCATGGGTATGTTTCCCAGACTGCCTGTTGATGGCCCAATGAGCCCATCTTCAAGGCTCCAGGGAATGGGTGGCAGGGAAATGGGCCCCGAGTTTAGCATGGGGCCTGGCCCTGGGCCAGGACCTCATATGCACCCTTCCAAACTACGAGATCCCCCTATGAATATGAGTCCTGATGAAATGTTGAGAatgagaggaggtgggggaccTCCAATGGAGAATATGGGCCCACAAGGCAGGCCCATGCAGGGTCCTCCCTTTCCTGAGCCGGCGCAGTCAGGTGACTTTCCTATGGGGCCTGGACGGCCCTACCCTGGGGGTCCTGGAGGAATGAGGGGTCCACATGCAGACCAAGCCTTTGGTCCTGAGCACAGATCTACACCAACAGGAGGTAATGGTCGCATTAACCATCTCCCTTCTGCGGGTGGACCTACACAAGGTCAGAGAGGCCGCAAGCCAGCAGATCTGAATGTCCAAGGAGGGGGAAACTCCCCTAGTGTTAACCCCCTTAAGTCCCCTCCTTTGAGGCAAGTGCAGTCCCCCATGATGGGCTCTCCCTCGGGAAACCTTAAATCCCCTCAAACACCGTCCCAACTTGCTGGCATGCTCACTGGTCCCACAGGCCCCAgtgctcctccagctcctcaagCTTCTGCACCAATGAAGTCTCCCCACTCCATGATGGGTTCAGCAGGTGCCTCTCCTGTTCATATGAGGTCTCCTTCTCTTCCTAACCCCTCTCCAGGATGGGCCTCTTCACCAAAACCACCCATGCAAAGTCCTGGAGTACCGCCTCAGGGTGGCAAACCTCCTCTAAGTATCACCTCACCAAACATGATGGGGGGCATGGAGCAAG GTGGTAATGGCCCTCCCTCAGCCCCTCCCTCATCAGGGGCTCCATCTGGTCCCATGTCCCTCCCAGGCAACGTCCCGTCTGGCAGTCCATACACCATACCCCCTGAACCAACACTATCCCAGAACCCTCTCTCCATCATGATGTCACGCATGTCCAAGTTTGCAATGCCCAGCTCTACCCCACTTTACCATGATGCCATAAAGACTGTTGCCAGCTCTGATGATGACTCGCCTCCAGCTCGCTCCCCCAACCTGCCTTCCGTGAACAATAATG GTATGGCAATGAATCACCAAGGCAACCCACGTATGATGGGACCTGGAAATGCTGGACCCATGCCTGCCCTCAGCCCCCTTGGTATGAATCCAATGGGATCACAGCCTCTCTCCCATGGCATGCCACCACAGATGCCCTCTCCCAATGCCCCTAACATGGGCCCAGGCATGATGCCCCATGGTATGATGATACCACCAAATCCCCAAGATCCCGGCATGGCAAACCCTCAAATGATGCCCCAGGGACGCATGGGTTACCCTCACCGCAGCCAGGGATATCCCCTCACACAGTCCCCTTCCCAGCAAGGCCCCTTTTCCCCGCACAACGGTCCTGGTCCCCAAGGTTTTCCTGGCCACCCCATGGGCTTCCAGGGAGAGGGAGGACCTATGGGAGGACGGATGGGCAACATGCCTCATGGGGGAGGGAGTGATGGGGGTATGTGCAAGCCCAATACCCCTGGTGGGCCAGAATTCAACAACATGCAAGGTGGATTCAGTGAAGCAGATCTTCATGAGGTAATGCGGCCGGGAGCTTCTGGCATTCCTGAGTTTGACCTGTCCAGGATAATTCCTTCAGAGAAGCCCAGCCAGACTCTGTCATACTTCCCTCGAGGTGGAGGAGACAACCCCGGGGGGAAGCCACCACACCCATCTGGTTTTCCCATGCAGGGCATGATGGGCGATGGTCCACCAAGGATGGGGATGCCCATGCAGGGAATGGGGGGGATGTCAGGGGGACCTGGTGGTGGAATGGGCCCTCAAGACATGCCAATGGGCAACCCTGGCCACAATTCGATGCGgccaccaggattcatgggccAAGGCATGATGGGCCCCCAGCACAGGATGATGTCCCCTGGGGGTCCAGGAGGGATGATGCAGGGGAGACAAATGGCCCACCCAGGTCCTGGTGGGTCACCTaacatgatgatgtcactgCAGGGCATGGGCGGCCCCCCACAGCAGACAATGATGATGGGGGGTCAGATGAGGCCACGTGACATGGACATGGGGTTCAGTCCGGGCCCTGGAATGTTCTAA
- the acp6 gene encoding lysophosphatidic acid phosphatase type 6 isoform X2 encodes MRNLWGKASVFGSVSVAFGSMLWSQQKTEPEQTCSYLPADTDPSSPYKLKLVQVLFRHGARTPLKSIPDVLEAQWVPTLLEPPAHTDINYVVTDLHGGPRPPAPVEDSYRKNTLTGGTYPGQLTTVGMQQLYELGERLRRRYIEERPFLSSTFSSSEVYVRSTNIVRTIESAKCLLAGLFQQKQKETVPILTTDAESEILYPNYHGCKLLKILGSHRWAESSTLPDIAADLQSIQSALGIAAHQHVDFILIRDDMVARETHGLPCPPALDTWREKVERRAVDMMYYVYEPSKRENLQLCVGPLLHTLVDNIEKTLQSTSSQSNRKLFLYSAHDTTLIPCLMALGIFDMRWPPYAADITLELHQKQATNEAFVKVSYAGQDQLIPGCSGVYCPLQEFKQVISAHSLSSEHYLSLCNSSKGSTKP; translated from the exons ATGAGGAATCTTTGGGGCAAGGCCAGCGTGTTCGGTTCGGTGTCCGTGGCTTTCGGCTCGATGCTGTGGTCACAGCAGAAGACCGAACCCGAGCAGACCTGCAGCTACTTGCCTGCAGACACGGACCCTAGTTCACCGTACAAACTGAAACTCGTCCAGGTCCTGTTCAGGCACGGAGCCCGAACGCCTCTAAAGTCAATACCTGACGTTTTGGAG GCCCAGTGGGTGCCGACGCTGTTGGAGCCTCCTGCGCACACCGATATCAACTACGTAGTGACGGATCTTCACGGTGGCCCCAGGCCCCCGGCTCCTGTAGAAGACAGCTACCGCAAAAACACGCTGACG GGCGGCACGTACCCCGGTCAGCTGACCACAGTGGGAATGCAGCAGCTGTACGAGCTGGGcgagaggctgaggaggagataCATTGAGGAGAGACCCTTCCTCAGCTCCACCTTCAGCTCGTCTGAGGTCTA tgTGCGCTCCACTAACATTGTGAGGACCATTGAATCTGCCAAGTGCCTGCTTGCAGGGCTctttcagcaaaaacaaaaag AAACCGTGCCTATATTGACGACGGACGCGGAATCGGAAATTCTGTACCCTAACTACCACGGGTGCAAGCTGCTCAAAATCCTTGGCAG CCACCGCTGGGCAGAGTCGTCCACTCTGCCAGACATTGCAGCAGACCTGCAGAGCATCCAGAGTGCATTGGGGATCGCTGCACACCAGCACGTCGACTTCATCCTCATTAGGGATGACATGGTTGCCAGAGAG ACACACGGCCTGCCCTGTCCACCAGCGCTGGACACCTGGAGGGAGAAAGTAGAACGGAGAGCTGTGGACATGATGTACTACGTCTACGAACCCAGCAAGAG GGAGaacctgcagctgtgtgtggGACCTCTCCTGCACACACTTGTGGACAACATTGAAAAGACACTACAGAGCACGTCTTCACAGTCAAACAG gaagttgtttctGTACTCTGCGCATGACACAACTCTGATTCCCTGTCTCATGGCCCTTGGGATCTTTGACATGAGGTGGCCACCGTACGCTGCTGATATCACTCTGGAGCTGCACCAAAAGCAAGCGACTAATGAGGCCTTTGTTAAGGTGTCATATGCAGGACAG GATCAACTTATACCAGGTTGTAGTGGAGtctactgccccctgcaggaGTTCAAACAGGTCATCTCAGCCCACTCACTCAGCTCTGAACATTATCTGTCACTTTGTAACAGCAGCAAGGGCTCGACGAAACCCTGA
- the acp6 gene encoding lysophosphatidic acid phosphatase type 6 isoform X1 produces the protein MEHRWLVFAAMRNLWGKASVFGSVSVAFGSMLWSQQKTEPEQTCSYLPADTDPSSPYKLKLVQVLFRHGARTPLKSIPDVLEAQWVPTLLEPPAHTDINYVVTDLHGGPRPPAPVEDSYRKNTLTGGTYPGQLTTVGMQQLYELGERLRRRYIEERPFLSSTFSSSEVYVRSTNIVRTIESAKCLLAGLFQQKQKETVPILTTDAESEILYPNYHGCKLLKILGSHRWAESSTLPDIAADLQSIQSALGIAAHQHVDFILIRDDMVARETHGLPCPPALDTWREKVERRAVDMMYYVYEPSKRENLQLCVGPLLHTLVDNIEKTLQSTSSQSNRKLFLYSAHDTTLIPCLMALGIFDMRWPPYAADITLELHQKQATNEAFVKVSYAGQDQLIPGCSGVYCPLQEFKQVISAHSLSSEHYLSLCNSSKGSTKP, from the exons ATGGAGCATCGTTGGTTAGTTTT TGCAGCCATGAGGAATCTTTGGGGCAAGGCCAGCGTGTTCGGTTCGGTGTCCGTGGCTTTCGGCTCGATGCTGTGGTCACAGCAGAAGACCGAACCCGAGCAGACCTGCAGCTACTTGCCTGCAGACACGGACCCTAGTTCACCGTACAAACTGAAACTCGTCCAGGTCCTGTTCAGGCACGGAGCCCGAACGCCTCTAAAGTCAATACCTGACGTTTTGGAG GCCCAGTGGGTGCCGACGCTGTTGGAGCCTCCTGCGCACACCGATATCAACTACGTAGTGACGGATCTTCACGGTGGCCCCAGGCCCCCGGCTCCTGTAGAAGACAGCTACCGCAAAAACACGCTGACG GGCGGCACGTACCCCGGTCAGCTGACCACAGTGGGAATGCAGCAGCTGTACGAGCTGGGcgagaggctgaggaggagataCATTGAGGAGAGACCCTTCCTCAGCTCCACCTTCAGCTCGTCTGAGGTCTA tgTGCGCTCCACTAACATTGTGAGGACCATTGAATCTGCCAAGTGCCTGCTTGCAGGGCTctttcagcaaaaacaaaaag AAACCGTGCCTATATTGACGACGGACGCGGAATCGGAAATTCTGTACCCTAACTACCACGGGTGCAAGCTGCTCAAAATCCTTGGCAG CCACCGCTGGGCAGAGTCGTCCACTCTGCCAGACATTGCAGCAGACCTGCAGAGCATCCAGAGTGCATTGGGGATCGCTGCACACCAGCACGTCGACTTCATCCTCATTAGGGATGACATGGTTGCCAGAGAG ACACACGGCCTGCCCTGTCCACCAGCGCTGGACACCTGGAGGGAGAAAGTAGAACGGAGAGCTGTGGACATGATGTACTACGTCTACGAACCCAGCAAGAG GGAGaacctgcagctgtgtgtggGACCTCTCCTGCACACACTTGTGGACAACATTGAAAAGACACTACAGAGCACGTCTTCACAGTCAAACAG gaagttgtttctGTACTCTGCGCATGACACAACTCTGATTCCCTGTCTCATGGCCCTTGGGATCTTTGACATGAGGTGGCCACCGTACGCTGCTGATATCACTCTGGAGCTGCACCAAAAGCAAGCGACTAATGAGGCCTTTGTTAAGGTGTCATATGCAGGACAG GATCAACTTATACCAGGTTGTAGTGGAGtctactgccccctgcaggaGTTCAAACAGGTCATCTCAGCCCACTCACTCAGCTCTGAACATTATCTGTCACTTTGTAACAGCAGCAAGGGCTCGACGAAACCCTGA
- the gja5a gene encoding gap junction protein, alpha 5a, translating to MADWSLLGNFLEEVQEHSTSIGKVWLTILFIFRILVLGTAAESSWGDEQSDFICDTQQPGCTNVCYDSAFPIAHIRYWVLQIVFVSTPSLIYMGHALHTVRKEEKERKKEQEEREARGEGGGDLEGEKEYLQQKEGSKGSASDGRVRLKGALLRTYILSILIRTLMEVTFVVVQYMIYGVFLKAMYLCKQLPCPNPVNCYMSRPTEKNVFIIFMMVVAGVSLLLSLLELYYLSWKGIRRCVRNRVLQRNNHRAVTVAATAALERNGTPQPSNSCTPPPDFNQCLTDPGSMNPMTSMASHPFNTRMALQQNSANLATERHHSCDNLEDEEDFLAMRYNQAPTELLNACTPLHHSYMKEKRRLSKTSGTSSRARQDDLAV from the coding sequence ATGGCCGACTGGAGTCTGCTGGGAAATTTCCTAGAGGAGGTCCAGGAACACTCCACTTCCATTGGGAAGGTCTGGCTCACCATACTCTTCATCTTCCGCATCCTGGTGCTGGGCACGGCGGCAGAGTCCTCCTGGGGCGACGAGCAGAGCGATTTCATCTGTGACACTCAGCAGCCCGGTTGCACGAACGTTTGTTATGACAGCGCCTTCCCCATCGCCCACATCCGCTACTGGGTGCTGCAGATCGTTTTCGTCTCCACGCCGTCCCTCATCTACATGGGCCACGCCTTGCACACGGTGCgcaaggaggagaaggagcggaagaaggagcaggaggagagggaggcgaGAGGGGAAGGCGGAGGGGACctggagggggagaaggagtaCCTGCAGCAAAAAGAGGGCTCGAAGGGCTCGGCGTCTGACGGACGCGTTCGGCTAAAAGGGGCCCTGCTGCGAACTTACATCCTGAGCATCTTGATACGAACTCTGATGGAGGTAACGTTCGTGGTGGTGCAGTATATGATCTACGGGGTGTTCCTCAAGGCGATGTACCTGTGCAAGCAGTTGCCTTGCCCCAACCCCGTCAACTGCTACATGTCTCGGCCCACAGAGAAGAAcgtcttcatcatcttcatgaTGGTGGTGGCCGGCGTGTCTCTGCTCCTGTCTCTGTTGGAGCTCTACTATCTCAGCTGGAAGGGCATCAGGAGGTGCGTGCGCAACAGGGTGCTGCAGAGGAACAACCACAGGGCCGTGACGGTGGCGGCGACCGCAGCCTTGGAGCGCAACGGCACGCCGCAGCCGTCCAACTCCTGCACGCCGCCCCCCGACTTCAACCAGTGCCTGACGGACCCGGGCTCCATGAACCCGATGACCTCCATGGCCTCTCACCCCTTCAACACCAGGATGGCCCTGCAGCAGAACTCGGCCAACCTGGCCACCGAGCGGCACCACAGCTGCGACAAcctggaggacgaggaagacTTCCTGGCGATGAGATACAACCAGGCGCCCACGGAGCTGCTCAACGCCTGCACCCCCCTGCACCACAGCTACATGAAGGAGAAGCGGCGCCTGAGCAAGACCAGCGGGACCAGCAGCCGCGCGCGCCAAGATGACCTGGCAGTGTAG